A region from the Benincasa hispida cultivar B227 chromosome 10, ASM972705v1, whole genome shotgun sequence genome encodes:
- the LOC120087731 gene encoding probable ribosome-binding factor A, chloroplastic, translating to MPHLLQQIHPQPHLSPLKLSSSLPSSPFPSQFQASRPWFYSPSSVTLLRPPRMMGATIRCMANSRRVKMVAKQIQRELSDMLLTDKVLQYAILPEASLGADKYLSSLTTITDVEVSADLQVVKVYVSVFGDERGKDVAIAGLKSKAKYVRSVLGKRMKLRLTPEIRFIEDESFERGSRVIAILDRIKDKKKDNDDEDFEPSELSDTLEDDRDWKGDDADEDIIYVQ from the exons ATGCCGCATCTTCTGCAGCAAATTCATCCCCAGCCCCATCTTTCGCCACTGAAACTCTCATCTTCCTTGCCATCTTCACCATTTCCCTCTCAATTTCAAGCTTCCCGCCCATGGTTTTACTCCCCAAGTTCTGTCACCCTTCTTCGTCCACCTCGGATGATGGGCGCAACCATACGGTGTATGGCCAATTCACGGAGGGTTAAAATGGTGGCCAAGCAGATTCAGAGGGAGCTTTCCGACATGCTTCTTACCGATAAGGTCTTGCAGTACGCCATTCTTCCCGAGGCCTCTTTGGGAGCTGATAAGTATCTCTCGTCTCTCACCACCATCACCGATGTTGAAGTTTCTGCCGACTTGCAG GTGGTTAAAGTATACGTATCGGTCTTTGGTGATGAAAGAGGAAAGGATGTTGCTATTGCCGGGTTGAAGTCTAAAGCTAAATATGTTCGAAGTGTATTGGGAAAACGTATGAAGCTTCGGCTAACTCCTGAGATTCGCTTTATAGAAGATGAATCTTTTGAGAGAGGAAGCAGG GTAATTGCCATATTGGATCGGATCAAGGACAAAAAGAAGGATAACGATGATGAAGACTTCGAGCCATCTGAACTATCTGATACTCTTGAAGACGACAGGGACTGGAAAGGTGATGATGCTGATGAAGACATTATATATGTACAATAG